In one window of Acipenser ruthenus chromosome 34, fAciRut3.2 maternal haplotype, whole genome shotgun sequence DNA:
- the LOC117966864 gene encoding tetraspanin-1-like has translation MGCFGFLKTMMFVFNGVIFLAGAGVLGVGIWVKVDGASFTKLLDTVSPDLSQVVNVGYLCIAVGLVLLVMGFLGCCGAIKESKCMLLLFFIIVLLILVAQVAGAVVVLVFSSLADVIVAQIGNVAKDSLEKDFGKQADITTVWNTTMEQLECCGFNNYTDFDNSPFKNYTKHYPSQCCKKTEPCTEAEAKTSQIAGCYNAILNFLKDNSKILGAVTLGIGGLEIAAMVVSMVLYCQIDSK, from the exons ATGGGCTGCTTTGGTTTCCTAAAAACGATGATGTTCGTATTTAACGGCGTCATATTT CTCGCTGGAGCTGGAGTTCTCGGAGTGGGGATCTGGGTGAAAGTGGACGGAGCCTCGTTTACTAAACTCCTGGACACGGTCAGTCCGGACCTGAGCCAGGTGGTGAATGTGGGCTACCTGTGCATTGCCGTGGGGCTCGTGCTTCTCGTCATGGGCTTCCTGGGCTGCTGTGGGGCCATAAAGGAGAGCAAGTGCATGCTGCTGCTG TTCTTCATCATTGTGCTGTTGATCCTCGTGGCACAGGTTGCTGGAGCTGTGGTGGTTCTTGTCTTCTCCTCTCTG GCTGATGTAATTGTCGCTCAGATTGGAAATGTTGCGAAAGACAGTCTGGAAAAGGACTTCGGGAAGCAAGCGGACATTACGACCGTGTGGAACACGACCATGGAGCAG cTGGAGTGCTGTGGATTCAATAACTACACAGACTTCGACAACTCTCCCTTTAAGAACTACACCAAACACTACCCCTCGCAGTGCTGCAAGAAGACAGAGCCCTGTACCGAGGCTGAGGCAAAGACATCG CAAATCGCCGGGTGTTATAATGCGATCCTGAATTTCTTGAAGGACAACTCAAAGATCCTGGGAGCGGTAACCTTGGGGATAGGTGGTCTGGAG ATTGCTGCAATGGTGGTGTCCATGGTGCTGTACTGTCAGATTGATTCAAAGTAG
- the LOC117962674 gene encoding tetraspanin-1-like isoform X1, with the protein MTELSNLYACFKYLMMFFSGVIFIAGGVLLGLGLWIKYGAGSFIQAIGSFSTQFINIGYICIGVGSVLVVIGLIGCCGAWKENQCLLLLFFCIVSIIYIAEVVGAVLIFIYKDIVESVVRNTSRVSLIHAYAGPVATDTISQAWNLIMLKYHCCGFDNYTDFTGSQFSNSTGLSYPKTCCVNLKEPACDGKNTANTIIHEKGCFRTMISVIQQQSTIIGSTAAGICVLEVGTMIVSAVLFVRIGQPRNED; encoded by the exons ATGACTGAACTTAGTAACTTGTATGCATGTTTCAAATACTTGATGATGTTCTTCTCTGGAGTCATTTTT ATTGCTGGCGGTGTGTTGTTAGGACTAGGCCTCTGGATTAAATATGGAGCAGGCTCCTTTATACAAGCTATAGGGTCTTTCTCAACACAGTTTATCAATATTGGGTACATCTGTATCGGTGTTGGATCTGTGCTTGTAGTCATTGGTCTTATTGGGTGTTGTGGAGCATGGAAAGAGAACCAATGCCTTCTTCTGCTA TTCTTTTGCATCGTTTCAATTATATACATTGCTGAGGTTGTTGGAGCTGTGCTCATCTTCATCTATAAGGATATA GTGGAGTCTGTTGTGCGTAACACCAGCCGGGTGTCCTTAATACATGCCTATGCTGGTCCTGTCGCAACAGACACAATATCCCAAGCATGGAACCTCATTATGTTAAAG TATCATTGTTGTGGGTTTGATAACTATACAGATTTCACTGGATCCCAGTTCAGTAACTCCACAGGGCTGTCTTACCCCAAGACCTGCTGTGTGAACCTAAAAGAACCGGCATGTGATGGAAAAAATACTGCAAATACTATCATTCATGAAAAG ggttgtttcCGAACGATGATTTCAGTGATTCAGCAACAAAGCACGATTATTGGTTCAACGGCAGCTGGAATTTGCGTACTAGAG gtGGGGACTATGATCGTGTCCGCGGTCTTGTTTGTAAGAATTGGACAACCTAGAAATGAGGACTAA
- the LOC117962674 gene encoding tetraspanin-1-like isoform X2 — MTELSNLYACFKYLMMFFSGVIFIAGGVLLGLGLWIKYGAGSFIQAIGSFSTQFINIGYICIGVGSVLVVIGLIGCCGAWKENQCLLLLFFCIVSIIYIAEVVGAVLIFIYKDIVESVVRNTSRVSLIHAYAGPVATDTISQAWNLIMLKYHCCGFDNYTDFTGSQFSNSTGLSYPKTCCVNLKEPACDGKNTANTIIHEKVGTMIVSAVLFVRIGQPRNED, encoded by the exons ATGACTGAACTTAGTAACTTGTATGCATGTTTCAAATACTTGATGATGTTCTTCTCTGGAGTCATTTTT ATTGCTGGCGGTGTGTTGTTAGGACTAGGCCTCTGGATTAAATATGGAGCAGGCTCCTTTATACAAGCTATAGGGTCTTTCTCAACACAGTTTATCAATATTGGGTACATCTGTATCGGTGTTGGATCTGTGCTTGTAGTCATTGGTCTTATTGGGTGTTGTGGAGCATGGAAAGAGAACCAATGCCTTCTTCTGCTA TTCTTTTGCATCGTTTCAATTATATACATTGCTGAGGTTGTTGGAGCTGTGCTCATCTTCATCTATAAGGATATA GTGGAGTCTGTTGTGCGTAACACCAGCCGGGTGTCCTTAATACATGCCTATGCTGGTCCTGTCGCAACAGACACAATATCCCAAGCATGGAACCTCATTATGTTAAAG TATCATTGTTGTGGGTTTGATAACTATACAGATTTCACTGGATCCCAGTTCAGTAACTCCACAGGGCTGTCTTACCCCAAGACCTGCTGTGTGAACCTAAAAGAACCGGCATGTGATGGAAAAAATACTGCAAATACTATCATTCATGAAAAG gtGGGGACTATGATCGTGTCCGCGGTCTTGTTTGTAAGAATTGGACAACCTAGAAATGAGGACTAA